The segment TGGTGAATGAAGTGACGAGTCCATGCATCCAAGGTGTATTTATAGAAGCACGTcaagtttacaaaatatttatctattaatgaaagtaaattatttttgacttttttctatgatgatattatgttttatatcaTTGGATTACATAATTTCACTGAAACATTCTTCAAATAAACttataaattaaaccaaaaaaattgacTTAAAAACCTAGCCGAAATTCAATAAAACATACACATTACCACCAAATGAGCTACTAGATGATCCTAATGCATTGGTACCATAATCATTTTCATCATCACATAGATATATATCTACCATCATAATCATATCAAcgtttgattttttaaaaggtaataataaaatattaattggattttcctttttagtttttttttgttcaaatttttcctttttagtttgAGCCCCCAAAtttaaaataggaaaataatACTCAATTAGTATTTTACTAATTACTTTTGAGATATTTCATTACATCTTCCCAATGGAAATGATCAAGATACACTTTTGCAATAGGAACCGAACCAGTGCCAAGCGCATCTACTTTGGCTATATACCTTTGCAATGGGTATAAGGTATGTGACTGGGTTGGCCTTCTACTCATACTCTTCATTGTTGTGTTTCTTGGAAGAATTCATATATGGCTTGCTAGATATATGAATTggaataattttgttttctaattctAAAGATGCCATTCCCATAATTGATTTGGAAACGTGATATTATCTGTGTGCTCTTCTTCTTTAGCTGTTTATATGACCATGAACCATGAGATGTTATTACTGGATAATTAGATTCCAAATATTTAGTCCAAAATCTTTAATATTCATGGGAAACAATATTTTAAGTTCTAACTCAGAAATTTCTAGGGGTGTTATCCAATCACTGATTTCAAATCaattattaatgttttaatCTATCaagttttaaagattttaagTTAATGGATTCTAAAATCTCCGCAGTAGACATTGGATATTGAATTCATTCATTTGTtcatgataatatataaaaaatgatttgaaatcaacattaaacaaaaagaattttaaaatccttgaaaattaaataacactaaattttaaaagcTGGATTTAAATCATTCActgaataacactagatttcAAAATAGAATTTAGAATCATCATTCAAATAACAATGGATTATGTTTAGATTTAAAGtctattaaaatacataattcaATGTTTTATATTGACAATTGTCTAAATATTGTTTAAACATTGAAATGTGTAACTTTACCAAAGATTTTTCAAACAAATTCATTGAGAAGAAAATTGATTGACATCCTAACTAAAATTCAATAAGACATACACATTGGCATCAAATGAGTTAATATCTTGATCCTAATGAGTAAATATTAATGtattattatcatcatcacCATAATTTTACCATTATAATCCTATCAACACCACtacattatattatactacATAACTACATTACTACTACTACGTTATCCTTTACTAAATAACATCATTGTTACAAAATCATTTGTTATTCATACATAATCATATCGCCTTTCAAATCAATTCTCTTGAATAATTTACTATACTATCCATTGCTCATATTTTAGTCATATTCTGTACAAGTTTTGATCacttattttatatcttatCATTTTAGCTGTGGAAGTGAAAGTATTATTGCTCAAAATGAGTATCAGAAATGCTTTTTATTCtttaactttatatttaatTCTAACGATATCAAGCTGCACCATCTCTAGTTTTACCATCACAATCAAAATCAAATCTAAGATGGTTACTTGTGCatatctctcttttcttctctttctctagttctctctctctctcaaaggAGCAATGCCAATAATGGAACTGCTATAGGACTGTTAGACCCTTCTGTTCACAAGCCCACAAGACTCTGTCACAAGAGGGGGAGCAGTCTCCAGCAGTTGTGGTCGTTGTTGATGGTTTAATGAAACGTATGCAAAGTGGGTGTCTCTCAAGTGTGCGCAAGGAACACTTCTGGATCAACATACACACTATAGCTTTCCTATTTTTCATGTGGATGTTTTTCAAACACCTCCTTGGTTGGAACCCGCGGTTTTTGACTTCAATCTTCGTCCCAATGAAGCAATGAGAGAGTGGGTTTTCATGGCAGCACATATTCCTAATATAAGTCTCGGGCTTTATTGGCAGTACTACAAGACAAATAATCAATTCAACGTCAGATGCACAAAATTCCACTGGCACCGCCGTGCCCCGTTAAGCACTTGGGATTCTTCAGGATCACTCCACTCTGTCCCTGAGCCCCAGCTAGCTGTCTAATGTTCCTGGAGAGAAATGTTCAGTTATCAAAGTCGCTTTCCCAGCAGAGAAGACTTCTCCAGAGAAACAACAAGGAAATTCAGAGGGAACTAAGCGCAAAAGAAGTGGCAAGCCGTCTGCTCCAAGCCAGCCAATACTAGGAAGTGCTTCATATCCCTTGCAAGTCTGCCTTGGAAGCCAGGATGAATCTTAATGGTTCTTAGCTAGTTTATTAGAGTGCCAACATGGATTGCATGATGCCTAAGGTGGTGTCATTCATTTTAATGTATGTTAATGATATTAAAATGTTGATATGATGCCTAAGGTATTTTTCTTGGTGGCATTCATTATATTGTACTAGTCATGACTCTCCGCTAATGTTTGTCTTTCAATATGATTCATCAGTTTATGATGGGAAATGGCAAGCTTGTTCGTGCCCTTATTCACACCGACGTCACAAAGTATCTGTCTTTTAAAGCAGTTGATGGAAGCTATGTTTTCCTTAAAGGAAATGTACAGCTTCTCATTGATGATATAGGTTGCGTATATTTACGAAATCTCCTTTTGGTGATAACTCTTTAACAGTTGATGAATATTTGTCTACATGTTCAAAAGATGCCAGTGACTCGTATGGAGGCCATGAAACTTCATCTGATGGGTATATTTGAGAAACGTCCAGCTGGCAAGTTTTACGGTTCTGGTCAGGATTACAACGAGAAGGATCCCAACGGAATGGATTTGACCAAACTTCCTACTAAGGAACTGATTGCGTAAGCTCATGTTCTGATACCTTTTTAGCTAGCGTTTTAATTAAATAACATGTGGCTAAGCATTTATCTGATAGTTTTGGCAGTAAATTTGGTCACGCCGTTGCACTTATCTTTTGATGGGTGCCAGCAGCTATTACAAAGTTGATATGATGCCTAAGGTATTGTTGTTTGTGGCATTCATTTGTTGTGTTATATTAACGACTGATAAGTTTGAACTAGTAAACCTATCGATTTCTTGTAAAACTCGTATCAGTCGAATACAGATTCGTATGAGAGTAACGATGTACTATGATCCTCACACACGAGTACAACGTTGCTCTCATACAATCTCCTTAAGAGATCGCCTCAAGACTCTCGTCTCACTCACTTACAACAATCTGATCTTCGATCATCTTCTCCAACCACAAATACAGAGTAATTATTCAGCTATCATAACTGCTGAAGACTTTCTATCCGAGTCTTTCCTCCTTGTTTTACTTCCTATTTTGCCTAGTAACACTACTATACATTCTTTGTGCTATGAGTTGCATAGAATcgtcaaattaataaaaaattgactGAAAAACCTAGCCGAAATTCTATAGTACCAACTGCATAGATCCTAATGGATTGGTAATCatcatagatatatatatatatatatatatatatatatctttaccATCAGAATTATAtcaatgtttgatttttttttttaaagtaatagAAACTATCATTAGATCCATATTCAATTGTAATCTATGGCATCATCCAAGAAAACTCTTCAAGATTTCCAACGCTTTACCAGTTCCTCCACCTTTACTTGGAAGGGATGTATCCTAACATCGCCTGCGCAACTATCCAGACCCTGGAGAAGCATCAATCAAGAAAGATGCATGCATGTATATAATCAACAACCAAGTCCGTGTCTCTATAGACATATTCGTTcataatgtttttgaaatataccTGGATGATTAGAGTTTCAAGCTTCGGAGATTGCTTAACCAGATCCAGCAGAAGTTTCCAGCCTCGTTCGTTGCAACTCCCAAAAGATAACTTAACCAGATTCTTGAACACTGGTAAAACTAGTCCATTTTCAACACATCGAGCAATCACCTGAAACACACGCATATGCTTTCGAGAATGTCCAAGCTTTTTTCTCAagtaaaaaaacacaaagaagACTTACATCAGCAGAAGCCGGAGAAAGATGCAAGGTTTCGACGTTGCTTATCCCTGTAATGAGACCCGTTAGATCCGGTTTCTTGATCTTTCCAGAAGAGGAAAGGTTCAGCTTAGCTTTGAGTAAAGATTTCAAGTTGACAAGTGGGTACTCAGACATGGCATAGTCAGTGTAGTCTAGGGAGACAAGACTTGGGGCGTCAAGTGACATAACAGACATATAATCAAGTCCAACTTCACAATCATAGTAAACTGTTAGCTTCTTGATGCTCTGACTCGATATCCTGTAAGGGTATAAATCATACTTGTGAACAACAGTTAACTCATCAAGCACTGGACAACCAGGAAGAAGCACGTCACAAAGATCTTGGTCGTCAAACAAGATGGAATCGATGAAGAGGCTCTTAAGCGCTGGAAGAGACACATCAGGAGGAAGCGTTCCAATATCAGTGTTTGTTCCTAGCGACAGCTTAACCAGTGTCTTGCTCCTGAAGAGCTGACAAGGAAGAAGGAAATCCCATTGAACCACATCAACATCTACTGGGACCATCCAATACCAACTTGTATTAGGCGTCAAACTGACGTCAACTTCTAAAACACCACGGTCTAATGCATTACGTATCCAGGAGAATAGATAGGCCATCTCTTTGCTCTCGTGAATGTGAAACTTTAGAGAGAATTTCTTTATAGGAGAACCGCATTGCGAAGCGAGTGTTCGGTCAACAAAACTACCGAAGCTCTCCTTGATTTCATCACTCCCTTCTTTACCCTCTCCCGGTTGCAGCAACACAGAATCATCAAAATCAAGAATGTGCACTAATCTAAACACATGCCTCCACCTTTTAGCAAGAACAGATGTTGAAGCAGCTTGTTTTGTGGGAAGTAAGGACAAGATCCTGCCCAGAACGTCGTCAGGGAGCCAGCTGATTGCATCTCTCAAGCCCATGTTTAGCTTGTGGGAATCCATACAGACAGAACCAGTCTCTTCCTTAAAAGTGCCTAAAAGATGAAGTGAGcacaattttcaaaaaaaaaaaaaaagatgaagtGAGCACAGAGTGATTCAAACTGCTGGATTAACCACAAACGATAAAATCTAGTTTTCACATCTACAACGATGAAACTGAATATAAAAGCTTTAGAAAAACTATAGAGAAAACAGAAGCTAAAGGTTCAAGCTTTTCCCCTTGCAGACTTTGTAGTGGTAAACTACAACAGTTTCATCAAACTCAGTGCATCTATAATCTTGTGAAATCTCAAAAGAATGACACTTTGAGCGCTTGTAGTAGAACAGAGTAAACCATATGGATAAAACAGAGTAGACCATAAACCATACTGGGAGAAAATAGTAaactatatattcaaaaaaaaaagaaaagagtaaaCTATAAAGCATATTGAGAAGAGTAAACTATATGGAGAGAACAGAGTAAAACAACAGAGTATGCCATATTAAGAGAAAAGAGTAAACTATAAACCATATTGAGAGAACAGAGTAAACAACCATATTTTTAGAGAACAGAGTAAACCGCATGGAGAGAACAGAGTAAACCATAACAGAAACTAAAGCTTCTTCAACCTTTTACCTTCCGTGCATGCGTTACTAGTCATATGAAATTAACGTTGAAGACGAACCCTGCGGAGGACGTCAAACAGATGCTGATGGGATGGGAGTCTCCAGTTCAGAATGTTGCGTTGTGCTGcatttatattatagaatatTGCCATATTTTGACAAATTATTGTGAATCAAAATCACTTATCAAAACCATATGTATATGAAGTATTTACATTTTTCCaacttttacatatttattaaataatgttGTATAATATGTTTGAAAATTTAGTAGCAGATTTTTTTGCATTGGAGTTCCCACATTTTCCATTATTAACCAATCAAAGTtctcaatatattttttatcaagtaaTATGATTTATCAAAAgtattacaaattttaaatgtatacaaaatttactttatttcaaataatattatccCACGTAGAAAGTCATCTATAAATTgaatcaatataaaaattacatttaagatattttcggatatataacaacataatatgtagacattatcatttttttaaatataattttagattttagataattcttattgttattatttttaataacttatcaaatcaaataaattttaaattcgtttttatttttttggttaatttatatattttattcaggGTAGAAACGATATTAACCGATGTAATTTTTAATGTGATAGTTCGaaagtgaaaattaatattatagaGACAGAGATGAATTTAGAAAAGAGGCCGGCAGT is part of the Raphanus sativus cultivar WK10039 chromosome 5, ASM80110v3, whole genome shotgun sequence genome and harbors:
- the LOC108858649 gene encoding F-box/LRR-repeat protein At3g60040-like, with the protein product MDSHKLNMGLRDAISWLPDDVLGRILSLLPTKQAASTSVLAKRWRHVFRLVHILDFDDSVLLQPGEGKEGSDEIKESFGSFVDRTLASQCGSPIKKFSLKFHIHESKEMAYLFSWIRNALDRGVLEVDVSLTPNTSWYWMVPVDVDVVQWDFLLPCQLFRSKTLVKLSLGTNTDIGTLPPDVSLPALKSLFIDSILFDDQDLCDVLLPGCPVLDELTVVHKYDLYPYRISSQSIKKLTVYYDCEVGLDYMSVMSLDAPSLVSLDYTDYAMSEYPLVNLKSLLKAKLNLSSSGKIKKPDLTGLITGISNVETLHLSPASADVIARCVENGLVLPVFKNLVKLSFGSCNERGWKLLLDLVKQSPKLETLIIQGLDSCAGDVRIHPFQVKVEELVKRWKS